The following coding sequences lie in one Rutidosis leptorrhynchoides isolate AG116_Rl617_1_P2 chromosome 6, CSIRO_AGI_Rlap_v1, whole genome shotgun sequence genomic window:
- the LOC139854939 gene encoding probable xyloglucan endotransglucosylase/hydrolase protein 30: MNHHHHCHHKSSYLHLFIITLCVNTVMAFDLNTITFDQGYAPLFSDFNIDRSEDDTSVRLLLNRQSGSGIISTDYYNYGFFSAKIKLPMRYTAGIVVAFYTSNVDMFPKTHDELDMEFLGNVRGKSWRFQTNFYGNGSTTRGREERYRLWFDPSTEFHRYSILWTRNKIIFYMDEIPIREVLRDENMGGDYPSKPMSSYATVWDASSWATGGGRHKVDYRFEPFTSEFQDLVLEGCPVDPTDAISTNCHNTIDELESSEFAIINPSQHQAKKWFREKYMYYSYCYDRLRYPTPLPECLLESSEQELFNNNGRLKSPQKFHRRRHPRRNSQQPNGTAAY, encoded by the exons atgaatcatcatcatcattgtcacCATAAATCATCTTACCTCCATTTGTTCATAATCACCTTATGTGTTAATACGGTAATGGCTTTTGATCTTAATACCATAACATTTGATCAAGGCTACGCTCCTCTTTTCAGCGACTTCAATATTGATCGATCTGAAGATGATACAAGTGTTCGTCTCCTTCTCAATCGCCAATCAG GTTCTGGTATTATATCGACTGATTATTATAATTATGGATTCTTTAGCGCGAAAATCAAATTACCGATGAGGTACACAGCAGGCATTGTTGTTGCATTTTAT ACATCAAATGTAGATATGTTTCCAAAGACTCATGATGAGTTGGACATGGAGTTTCTGGGTAATGTAAGAGGGAAATCATGGAGGTTTCAGACCAATTTCTATGGTAACGGTAGCACTACTCGTGGACGTGAAGAGAGGTACCGATTATGGTTCGATCCTAGTACCGAGTTTCATCGATATAGCATTCTTTGGACAAGAAACAAGATCAT ATTTTACATGGACGAAATCCCAATAAGAGAGGTATTGCGCGACGAGAATATGGGAGGTGACTACCCATCGAAGCCCATGTCATCATACGCGACTGTATGGGATGCGTCGTCCTGGGCCACAGGTGGTGGGCGCCACAAAGTAGACTACCGGTTCGAACCTTTTACCTCTGAGTTCCAAGACCTGGTCCTCGAAGGTTGTCCAGTGGACCCCACAGATGCCATTTCCACCAACTGCCATAACACCATTGACGAACTCGAATCATCAGAGTTCGCCATCATCAATCCTAGTCAGCATCAAGCCAAAAAGTGGTTCCGAGAAAAGTACATGTACTATAGTTACTGTTACGATAGGCTAAGGTACCCAACTCCATTGCCCGAGTGTTTATTAGAATCGTCCGAACAAGAACTATTTAACAATAATGGGAGGCTAAAGAGCCCGCAAAAATTTCATCGACGTAGACATCCTCGTCGAAACTCGCAGCAGCCAAATGGGACTGCTGCATATTAG
- the LOC139852667 gene encoding syntaxin-23-like, translating to MSFQDLESGRPLNSKRNGYTKQQDPTQAIASGIFQINTAVSTFQRLVNTLGTPKDTPELRDKLHKTRLHVGQLVKVTSDKLKQASETDHRAEVSASKKITDAKLAKDFQAVLKEFQKAQRLAVERETAYTPLVPQTVLPSSYAASEMDISADKNQEQRLLLVESRRQEVLLLDNEISFNEAIIEEREQGIQEIQNQIGEVNEIFKDLAVLVHEQGAMIDDIGSNIENSHAATAQARTHLSKASKTQRKNSSMTCLLLVIVAIIICIVIIIVVV from the exons ATGAGCTTTCAAGATCTTGAATCTGGTCGTCCATTGAATTCTAAAAGAAATGGATACACGAAACAACAAGATCCGACCCAAGCTATAGCTTCTGGAATCTTCCAGATTAATACTGCTGTTTCTACCTTTCAACGCCTTGTTAATACCCTTGGTACTCCTAAAGATACACCTGAACTCCGTGATAAATT GCACAAGACGAGACTACATGTTGGCCAGTTGGTGAAGGTTACTTCGGATAAACTTAAACAAGCTAGTGAAACAGATCATCGTGCCGAAGTTAGT GCAAGCAAAAAAATTACAGATGCTAAACTTGCAAAAGATTTTCAAGCAGTTTTAAAAGAATTTCAGAAGGCCCAACGCCTTGCAGTTGAAAGGGAGACAGCATACACTCCTCTTGTTCCTCAAACTGTTCTTCCATCAAG TTATGCAGCCAGTGAAATGGATATAAGCGCAGATAAAAATCAAGAACAGCGTCTTCTTCTCGTCGAATCTAGGCG ACAGGAGGTTTTGCTATTGGACAATGAGATATCATTCAATGAGGCGATTATTGAAGAAAGAGAACAAGGAATACAAGAAATTCAGAATCAAATTGGTGAGGTTAATGAAATATTCAAAGATCTTGCTGTTCTTGTTCATGAACAAGGAGCTATGATCG ATGATATCGGATCCAACATTGAGAATTCTCATGCTGCAACTGCACAAGCAAGAACTCACCTTTCGAAAGCATCAAAAACTCAAAGAAAAAACTCTTCCATG ACTTGCTTGCTTTTGGTGATAGTCGCGATTATCATATGCATTGTGATCATAATTGTTGTTGTTTGA